In one Fusarium falciforme chromosome 5, complete sequence genomic region, the following are encoded:
- a CDS encoding MICOS complex subunit MIC12 produces MGFTTGFTGGVTLTLSLAYLSVLAHQRTREQQGQALRSQALAIQGLIDPFPPLPPPTRSEVAAAQRANAVEVAKERWNTEVMNAVHWVQRTDWVEVREGLEDTASRLWSRAFGNPSEGAESTIKPIVKEEAAKLGEASGKVAAAAKSAFQKVKAESKEFAHAALDHSKDKENVDIAQEDGSVAVPVLSPVERALQQRFVKPEAEPKQTVEEVLKERYTPMDKRDNTQLRGV; encoded by the exons ATGGGCTTCACCACCGGCTTT ACCGGCGGTGtcaccctcaccctctccCTCGCCTACCTCTCAGTTCTCGCCCACCAGCGCACCCGCGAGCAACAAGGTCAGGCCCTCCGATCCCAGGCCCTCGCCATCCAGGGCCTGATCGATCCCTTCCCGCCGCTGCCACCCCCTACACGGTCCGAAGTCGCCGCCGCCCAGCGGGCCAACGCCGTCGAGGTCGCAAAGGAGCGATGGAACACCGAAGTCATGAACGCCGTGCATTGGGTGCAGCGCACCGACTGGGTTGAGGTGCGCGAGGGTCTCGAGGATACGGCGTCGCGGCTGTGGAGCCGAGCCTTTGGCAACCCTTCAGAGGGAGCCGAATCTACTATCAAGCCTAttgtgaaggaggaggctgctaAGTTGGGCGAGGCCAGCGGCAAGGTCGCTGCGGCTGCGAAGAGTGCCTTCCAAAAGGTCAAGGCTGAGAGCAAGGAGTTTGCCCACGCGGCCCTGGATCacagcaaggacaaggagaatgTGGACATTGCGCAGGAGGACGGCAGTGTGGCGGTGCCGGTGCTATCACCCGTGGAGAGGGCGCTCCAGCAGCGCTTCGTCAAGCCCGAGGCCGAGCCAAAGCAGACAGTGGAGGAGGTGCTCAAGGAGAGATACACGCCCATGGACAAGAGGGATAACACGCAGCTGAGGGGGGTGTAG
- a CDS encoding U3 small nucleolar RNA-associated protein 25 gives MAPRGRGGNFRGRGGRGRGRGGRGRGRATSRFGPNRRFDGARLADNDESESSGSEAESAPEDEVMEDVDSDADDDEDEQTSSKPYMALLQSFTESNAPKAKRRKLEHQEAQGQPDESSDDEEEADEEEEEKDLDRAEEELEDQDAEEQIEDDDDDSEDEDNLMDPFDTHFAHPDDDTVAKRVKAVQKGEWATKRALIQNLRATVTYPSSDAGSEVPKPMAGLDGLSLKQKLKETAARKIGEFDAAQRAFSPLLFNYSDVLHCDRTVRNSDSLRKLTCLHALNHVFKTRDRVIKNNYKLAKEGQDTELELRDQGFTRPKVLFLLPTRNSCLRIVNIIRDLCEPDQQENRKRFEEGYVDKEAKFGDDRPADFRDLFEGSDDDMFRLGMKFTRKTIKYFSQFYNSDILFASPLGLRMAIGSEEDKKLDFDFLSSIEMVVVDQADALLMQNWEHVEFIFEHLNLQPKDAHGCDFSRVRNWYLEDWAKYFRQTIVLSAFNTPELSELLRQHCHNWAGKVRLQPEYPGSLSQLGVKLKQTFSRFQSSSVDKDPDARFEYFTSAIVPSLAKRAKDATGTLIFIPSYLDFVRVRNYFATSTAVENVTFGAISEYADVPEASRARSHFLNGRHRVLLYTERAHHFRRYQLRGVQRVIFYGLPDNPIFYNEIAGGYLSKSEQDMRLEPGQGSVKVVFSKYDVMKLERIVGSKRVGKMIQERGDTFEFI, from the exons ATGGCCCCccgtggaagaggaggcaaCTTCAGAGGCCGTGGAGGTCGGGGGAGAGGTCGAGGCGGTCGAGGCAGAGGAAGAGCAACCAGCCGGTTTGGACCTAATCGACGATTCGATGGAGCTCGACTCGCAGATAATGATGA GTCAGAAAGTTCTGGTTCCGAAGCAGAGTCTGCTCCTGAAGACGAAGTGATGGAGGATGTCGATTCAgacgccgacgacgatgaagatgagcaGACATCTTCTAAACCCTACATGGCTCTTCTGCAGAGCTTCACCGAAAGCAACGcacccaaggccaagcgacGGAAATTGGaacaccaagaagctcaaggacagCCTGATGAGTCCtcagatgacgaggaggaggccgacgaagaagaggaagagaaggatcttGACCGAGCCGAGGAAGAGCTTGAGGATCAAGACGCCGAGGAGCAAatagaagacgacgacgacgattcAGAAGATGAGGACAACCTAATGGATCCCTTCGACACGCATTTTGCGCATCCCGACGACGACACGGTCGCAAAGAGAGTCAAGGCAGTACAAAAGGGGGAGTGGGCGACCAAGAGGGCCTTGATACAGAATCTAAGAGCCACCGTCACATATCCCAGCTCGGATGCAGGATCCGAGGTACCCAAACCTATGGCCGGTCTGGACGGGCTCAGCCTGaagcagaagctcaaggagacgGCAGCCCGCAAGATTGGCGAGTTCGATGCTGCGCAGCGCGCGTTCAGCCCATTGCTCTTCAACTATAGCGATGTCTTGCATTGCGACCGCACCGTTCGGAACTCGGATTCCTTGCGAAAGTTGACATGTCTCCATGCCCTCAACCACGTCTTCAA GACACGAGATCGAGTCATCAAGAATAACTACAAGCTGGCCAAGGAAGGACAGGATACGGAACTGGAGCTTCGAGACCAGGGCTTCACCCGTCCGAAGgtgctcttcctcctccccacTCGCAACTCGTGTCTCCGAATTGTCAACATTATTCGTGATCTCTGCGAGCCAGACCAGCAAGAAAACCGCAAACGCTTCGAAGAAGGCTACGTcgacaaggaggccaagtttGGCGATGACAGGCCAGCTGACTTTCGAGATCTCTTTGAGGGCAGCGATGACGACATGTTCCGTCTGGGCATGAAGTTTACCCGCAAGACGATCAAGTACTTTTCGCAGTTTTACAACTCGGACATTCTCTTTGCCAGTCCTCTCGGTCTTCGAATGGCCATTGGATCTgaagaggacaagaagcttgACTTTGACTTCCTAAGCTCAATTGAGATGGTGGTTGTGGACCAGGCCGATGCTCTCCTCATGCAGAACTGGGAGCACGTCGAGTTCATCTTTGAGCACCTCAACCTTCAGCCCAAGGACGCCCACGGCTGCGACTTTAGCCGTGTGAGGAACTGGTACCTGGAGGACTGGGCAAAGTACTTTAGACAGACCATCGTCCTGTCTGCCTTTAACACGCCCGAGCTCTCCGAGTTGCTTAGACAGCACTGTCATAACTGGGCTGGAAAGGTCCGCCTGCAGCCTGAATACCCCGGGTCACTGTCACAGCTCGGCGTCAAGCTGAAGCAGACCTTTTCGCGGTTCCAGTCTAGCTCGGTTGACAAGGACCCTGATGCCAGGTTTGAGTACTTTACCTCGGCCATTGTGCCTTCGCTGGCCAAGCGGGCAAAGGATGCTACTGGAACTCTTATCTTCATCCCTTCATACCTCGACTTTGTCCGTGTGCGCAACTACTTTGCGACCTCAACTGCTGTCGAGAATGTCACGTTTGGAGCAATCTCAGAGTATGCAGACGTCCCTGAGGCATCTCGTGCACGCTCCCACTTCCTTAACGGCCGCCACCGTGTTCTACTGTACACTGAACGAGCTCACCACTTCAGACGGTATCAGCTCCGCGGCGTGCAGCGTGTCATCTTCTACGGACTACCCGACAATCCCATCTTCTACAATGAGATCGCGGGCGGGTACCTGAGCAAGAGTGAACAGGACATGAGGCTTGAGCCTGGTCAGGGGAGTGTCAAGGTTGTGTTTTCCAAGTATGATGTCATGAAGCTGGAGCGCATCGTGGGCTCCAAGAGAGTGGGCAAGATGATTCAGGAGCGCGGTGATACCTTTGAGTTTATATAG
- a CDS encoding Eukaryotic translation initiation factor 3 subunit F yields the protein MAAATESFIHLARPLAPNTVGLQTNLAPLTVNIQPQAVLSILDHAVRRDIRDTQSTRVIGALVGTRSEDGTEVEVRSCFAIPHTEEEDQVEVDVEYQKNMLALTLKASPREHLLGWYTTSHELNSFSALIQNFFGSPDTGTFPHPAIHMTISTEPGEDIQTRCYISAPVAVNAERAADSCLFIQVPHKVLYGDADRSALETIASAKDAESRTAPLVSDIEGLGRSIEQTINLLDRASEWINGVLDEDEEPNNAIGQYLMNALSLAPKVDPEQIEHDFNNHIQDVLMVSYLANTIRTQIDLSQRLAVANLTSPEKEGEGKSEEKGGQRGGKRGGRGGGRSGGQQREPREPREPAE from the exons ATGGCTGCTGCTACCGAGAGCTTCATCCACCTCGCGAGGCCTCTGGCGCCCAATACCGTCGGACTCCAGACTAACCTTGCCCCGCTCACGGTCAACATCCAGCCTCAG GCCgtcctctccatcctcgaccACGCCGTCCGACGAGACATCCGAGACACCCAATCCACCCGAGTCATCGGCGCCCTCGTCGGCACCCGCTCTGAAGATGGCACCGAAGTCGAGGTCCGCTCCTGCTTCGCCATCCCTcacaccgaggaggaggaccaaGTCGAGGTCGATGTCGAGTACCAGAAGAACATGCTCGCCCTGACCCTCAAGGCCTCCCCCCGCGAGCACCTCCTCGGCTGGTACACCACCTCGCACGAGCTCAACAGCTTCAGCGCCCTCATCCAGAACTTCTTCGGCAGCCCTGACACGGGCACCTTCCCCCACCCCGCCATCCACATGACCATCTCCACCGAGCCCGGCGAGGACATCCAGACCCGATGCTACATCAGCGCCCCCGTCGCCGTCAACGCCGAGCGGGCTGCCGACAGCTGCCTCTTCATCCAGGTTCCCCACAAGGTCCTCTACGGTGATGCCGACCGAAGCGCCCTCGAGACCATTGCCAGCGCCAAGGATGCCGAGTCACGGACAGCTCCCCTCGTCTCCGACATTGAGGGCCTCGGCCGATCTATCGAGCAGACaatcaacctcctcgaccgGGCGAGCGAGTGGATCAACGGCGTcctcgatgaggatgaggagcccAACAACGCTATTGGCCAGTACCTCATGAACGCCCTGTCCCTGGCCCCCAAGGTCGACCCCGAGCAGATCGAGCACGACTTCAACAACCACATCCAGGATGTTCTCATGGTCAGCTACCTGGCCAACACCATCCGCACCCAGATCGACCTTTCTCAGCGACTGGCCGTTGCCAACCTGACCAGCCccgagaaggagggtgagggcaagtccgaggagaagggtggcCAGCGGGGAGGCaagcgaggaggacgaggcggcGGTCGCAGCGGAGGTCAACAGCGTGAGCCCCGGGAACCCCGCGAGCCCGCTGAGTAA